In one Candidatus Woesearchaeota archaeon genomic region, the following are encoded:
- the hypC gene encoding HypC/HybG/HupF family hydrogenase formation chaperone, with amino-acid sequence MCLAIPGKIVEIEGEKAVVDYGSEKREARLLNPEIKKGDYVVVQNKLILQAVPEKEAMESIKLWREALANED; translated from the coding sequence ATGTGCCTTGCAATCCCTGGGAAAATCGTTGAGATTGAAGGGGAGAAAGCTGTTGTTGATTACGGCTCTGAGAAAAGGGAAGCAAGGCTGCTCAATCCTGAGATAAAAAAAGGGGATTATGTTGTGGTGCAGAATAAGCTTATTCTTCAGGCTGTTCCTGAGAAAGAAGCCATGGAATCCATAAAGCTATGGAGAGAAGCGCTTGCAAATGAAGACTGA
- a CDS encoding winged helix-turn-helix transcriptional regulator: MKELTKREKEVLIELLKGARTTDQEIARRIKTSRPTIAKIRNRLEEKRIILGYNTYVDFEKLGLHVNALTIFKWNDYSKTKELKDIIYFIKNLPEVIVFIRGEGLGGKSKTMLSVHRDLREYEIFIRNLQEKWGPNVTEVDSFLSSIDTIHKRYDLSRPALNILNQQHK; encoded by the coding sequence ATGAAGGAGTTAACAAAAAGGGAAAAAGAAGTTCTTATAGAGCTTCTTAAAGGCGCAAGAACAACTGATCAGGAAATCGCTCGCCGAATAAAGACTTCCCGGCCGACTATTGCTAAAATAAGAAATCGATTAGAAGAAAAAAGAATAATTCTGGGCTACAATACCTATGTTGATTTTGAAAAGTTAGGATTACACGTTAACGCGCTAACTATCTTTAAATGGAATGATTATTCAAAGACAAAAGAACTCAAAGATATAATTTACTTTATTAAAAACCTTCCTGAAGTAATTGTATTTATTAGAGGTGAAGGATTAGGCGGAAAGTCAAAAACAATGCTATCTGTACATAGGGATTTAAGAGAGTATGAGATTTTCATCAGGAATCTACAAGAAAAATGGGGACCAAATGTTACTGAAGTAGATTCTTTCCTCTCATCCATTGATACAATTCATAAAAGATACGACTTAAGTAGGCCTGCTTTAAATATTCTTAATCAGCAGCATAAATAA
- a CDS encoding EamA family transporter: MKRGLVFVLFTAVISGCAIFINQFGVKGIDSTVFTFSKNLVVSLLLLAIILGFREFRNLKKLGRKEWLSLIFIGFVGGSIPFILFFKGLQLSTGAVGSFIHKSMFIFVAVLAILFLKERLSVKILVPAVLLLAGNFFLLNLASFEMTLGAFLVFMATLFWSVETVISKKVLESIQPKILAFGRLFFGSLFIMVYMAFTNKLAFIPTLSFAQLSWILISAPFLLLYVITWYTGLKEIKAATAASVLLLGCPITTLLSFIFLGKALTIMQAAGILLIVAGVISMVVLSERKDFGASVRVNYGT, translated from the coding sequence ATGAAAAGAGGCCTTGTCTTTGTCTTGTTTACAGCAGTAATTTCAGGCTGTGCCATCTTCATAAACCAGTTCGGCGTTAAGGGCATTGATTCCACAGTATTTACTTTCTCAAAAAATCTGGTTGTGTCATTATTGCTCCTTGCCATTATACTCGGATTCAGGGAATTCAGAAATCTGAAAAAGCTTGGCAGAAAGGAGTGGCTTTCTTTAATATTTATAGGCTTTGTCGGCGGCTCAATCCCGTTTATACTTTTCTTCAAAGGGCTGCAGCTTTCTACAGGAGCAGTCGGCAGCTTTATCCATAAGAGCATGTTTATCTTCGTGGCAGTATTGGCTATTCTCTTTTTGAAGGAAAGGCTTTCAGTGAAAATACTGGTTCCCGCAGTATTGCTTTTGGCGGGTAATTTCTTTTTACTTAACCTGGCTTCATTTGAAATGACTTTAGGAGCTTTTCTTGTCTTTATGGCCACATTATTTTGGTCAGTGGAGACTGTCATCTCAAAGAAAGTTTTGGAAAGTATACAGCCAAAAATTCTTGCTTTCGGAAGGTTGTTCTTCGGCAGCTTGTTTATCATGGTATATATGGCATTTACAAACAAGCTTGCATTTATCCCAACCCTGTCTTTTGCCCAGCTCAGCTGGATACTGATATCTGCTCCTTTCCTGTTATTGTATGTAATAACATGGTACACAGGACTGAAAGAAATAAAGGCAGCAACAGCAGCTTCTGTATTATTGCTAGGATGCCCCATTACAACATTGCTTAGCTTTATATTCCTTGGAAAGGCATTGACAATTATGCAGGCAGCAGGCATACTGTTAATCGTCGCAGGAGTTATTTCTATGGTTGTACTGAGCGAGAGAAAAGATTTTGGTGCGAGTGTCAGGGTTAATTATGGGACTTAA
- a CDS encoding NADH:ubiquinone oxidoreductase: MPKPKVGFYDLTGCQGCLLSVIFNENEILDMLSKIDVKEFRFIMDEKYSGKLDVCFVEGTVVNKEDEKVLGKLRERSKILVALGACACHGNIPALRNFADEKKLDYLKYEKKHEQMQDMEKPMPIAKFVNVDYSIPGCPPDRDEIKKFIKEILLGKEFRNYSDPVCRECRLFENGCLIDDGQICLGPLTKGGCHAVCTTNGFKCYGCRGVTDDANFEGYFRLLEEKGKTDVQIKKHMETFAGIEINEKLKDTEWQQLH; this comes from the coding sequence ATGCCAAAACCAAAAGTAGGATTTTATGACTTAACAGGATGCCAGGGCTGCCTGCTCAGCGTAATCTTCAATGAGAATGAAATATTGGATATGCTGTCCAAAATAGATGTCAAGGAGTTCCGCTTTATAATGGATGAGAAATATTCAGGAAAGCTGGACGTATGCTTTGTTGAGGGGACTGTTGTCAACAAGGAAGACGAGAAAGTACTGGGGAAATTAAGGGAAAGGTCGAAAATTTTGGTTGCTTTGGGGGCGTGCGCGTGCCACGGCAACATTCCTGCATTGAGGAATTTCGCTGATGAAAAAAAGCTTGACTACTTAAAATACGAGAAGAAGCACGAGCAGATGCAGGACATGGAAAAGCCCATGCCTATTGCTAAATTCGTCAATGTTGACTACTCTATTCCTGGATGCCCGCCGGACAGGGATGAGATAAAGAAATTTATCAAGGAAATCCTGCTAGGAAAGGAGTTCAGGAATTATTCCGACCCTGTGTGCAGGGAATGCAGGCTGTTTGAGAACGGCTGCCTTATAGACGATGGCCAGATCTGCTTAGGGCCCCTCACCAAGGGAGGGTGCCATGCGGTATGCACCACAAACGGATTCAAGTGCTATGGGTGCAGGGGCGTGACAGATGATGCTAATTTTGAGGGGTACTTCAGACTGCTTGAGGAAAAGGGGAAAACAGATGTGCAGATAAAGAAACATATGGAAACATTTGCCGGAATCGAGATAAATGAAAAGCTAAAGGACACAGAATGGCAACAATTACACTAA